One window of Phalacrocorax aristotelis chromosome 26, bGulAri2.1, whole genome shotgun sequence genomic DNA carries:
- the LOC142048724 gene encoding RNA 5'-monophosphate methyltransferase-like, with protein MRGRSPGTFLSRNVSAHTQPPPGARGAEGKMAAPISEGSPALEPGAAPYGNFPNYSRFHPPEGRVSLLPGGLLRSLFPAAARPLLGLDVGCNSGELSVALYRHLLGLQESEGSLDQPAAGKDLNLLCCDIDPVLIERAQQCSPFPASISFANLDIMDSSAREPFLSSYLGRFGRSTFDIGFCMSVTMWIHLNHGDSGLMEFLSFLSALCKYLLIEPQPWKCYRAAARRLRKLGRNDFDHFRSLAINGDMVERITQILTQDCAMELVCCFGSTSWDRSLLLFKSNGSNPEVRDSSEQEQ; from the exons ATGCGCGGTCGCTCCCCCGGAACTTTTCTCTCCCGGAACGTTTCTGCTCACACCCAGCCCCCGCCCGGTGCGCGCGGGGCTGAGGGGAAAATGGCGGCGCCCATAAGTGAAGGGTCTCCTGCCTTGGAGCCTGGTGCTGCTCCCTACGGCAACTTCCCCAATTATTCCCGCTTCCACCCGCCCGAGGGGCGAGTCAGCCTTCTGCCTGGCGGGCTCTTGCGGAGCCTGTTCCCCGCGGCGGCCCGCCCGCTGCTGGGGCTCGATGTGGGATGCAACTCGGGG gagCTAAGTGTGGCTCTGTACAGGCATCTCCTTGGCCTTCAGGAAAGCGAAGGCAGCCTGGACCagcctgcagctggaaaggatcTGAACCTTCTCTGCTGTGACATTGATCCGGTGTTGATTGAGAGGGCTCAGCAGTGCAGCCCCTTTCCTGCCTCCATATCCTTTGCCAACCTGGACATCATGGACTCCAGTGCCAGGGAGCCATTCCTGAGCTCCTACCTGGGCCGCTTTGGCCGCTCCACCTTTGACATTGGTTTTTGTATGTCTGTGACTATGTGGATCCACCTGAATCATGGGGATAGTGGCCTGATGGAGTTTctgtccttcctctctgctctctgcaAGTACCTGCTGATTGAACCTCAGCCATGGAAGTGCTATAGGGCAGCCGCACGCCGCCTGCGGAAGCTGGGCAGGAATGACTTTGACCACTTCCGATCCCTGGCTATCAATGGCGATATGGTGGAGAGGATAACCCAAATCTTAACACAGGACTGTGCCATGGAGCTGGTGTGTTGCTTTGGGAGCACCAGCTGGGACAGAAgtctcttgctttttaaatcaaatgGCTCAAATCCTGAGGTCAGGGACTCTTCAGAACAGGAGCAGTGA
- the FAIM2 gene encoding protein lifeguard 2, whose translation MTQGKLSVNNKPPNSEGQGEKKDNATAPQAPPTYEEATAGEGMKSGAYPPPPSVPLHPSWAYVDPSTSPSYGSGGYPGDTEMLTTFSWDDRNVRRVFIRKVYAILMVQLLVTVVIVAFFTFCEPVKGYIQTHAAWYWASYGVFFVTYLILACCSGPRRYFPWNLILLSIFTLSMAYLTGMLSSYYNTKSVLLCLGITALVCLSVTIFSFQTKFDFTSYQGVLFVMLMVLFFGGIILAVILPYQYVPWLHAIYALLGAVIFTMFLAFDTQMLMGNRRYSLNPEEYIFGALNIYLDIIYIFSFFLQFFGSSQE comes from the exons ATGACCCAGGGGAAG CTCTCTGTGAACAACAAACCCCCCAACTCTGAGGGGCAAGGGGAGAAGAAGGACAATGCCACGGCTCCACAGGCTCCTCCGACCTATGAGGAGGCGACAGCAGGAGAAGGGATGAAGTCTGGTGCTTACCCTCCTCCCCCATCGGTCCCGCTCCACCCCAGCTGGGCTTACGTCGACCCCA GCACGAGCCCGAGCTATGGCAGCGGAGGGTACCCAGGAGACACAGAGATGCTCACCACCTTCAGCTGGGATGACAGGAACGTGCGCAGAGTGTTCATCAGGAAG GTTTATGCCATCCTGATGGTCCAGCTCTTGGTCACTGTTGTTATTGTGGCTTTCTTCACCTTCTG CGAGCCGGTCAAGGGGTACATTCAGACGCATGCTGCCTGGTATTGGGCTTCCTA tggTGTTTTCTTTGTGACCTACCTGATCCTTGCTTGCTGCTCTGGACCCAG GAGGTATTTCCCATGGAATCTGATCCTGCTGAGCATCTTT ACGCTCTCCATGGCTTATCTCACTGGGATGCTCTCCAG TTACTACAATACTAAGTCAGTCCTTCTCTGTCTGGGGATCACGGCCCTGGTGTGTCTGTCTGTCACCATCTTCAGCTTCCAGACCAAG TTTGACTTCACTTCCTACCAGGGTGTCCTCTTTGTGATGCTCATGGTCCTCTTCTTTGGTGGCATCATCCTGGCTGTGATACTGCCCTACCAATAT GTCCCCTGGCTCCACGCGATCTACGCTCTGCTTGGTGCCGTTATCTTTACTATG TTCCTGGCATTTGATACCCAGATGCTGATGGGGAATCGTCGGTACTCGCTGAATCCAGAGGAATACATCTTTGGAGCCCTCAATATCTATCTGGACATCATCTAcatcttctccttcttcctccagttCTTTGGTTCTAGCCAGGAGTGA